The following proteins are encoded in a genomic region of Stigmatopora nigra isolate UIUO_SnigA chromosome 3, RoL_Snig_1.1, whole genome shotgun sequence:
- the LOC144194579 gene encoding dynein regulatory complex subunit 4-like, with protein MPPKNKSASKKSAKVKSAALIDGLTKDELSKEQMMEHIAILREELDREREERNYFQLERDKIHSFWDVTKMHLEEAVAQLRNEEKKIEEDAGRHLLEIKLHKQKMKHLVFEHRNSISELQSDRQTYLEAVQKEQAELEKELHKRIAGVTIEEHGLDIEQLVFELEQRHNEEVTKTKTSWEKELTETEARCREKLELLHQELLNMRKKEIIERETQWNSHTSVVITDHHKIFGDALSLLNQTMERDLFHNDSLKKLIQETKIKQKEKEKTLTRVLPENKRLNKLLLEVEEQTDVVQRKMKNPIRKEDSIEKMKEKELEDQKEKLEQLKQKLTELQQERDELSASLSRHVESAQREEDEKNAKMEEKVKDLLDNLETTQANISTFLLGSNLGKCELKSNISSVEEIIDSSNKSIKELQYKISQISKARQDLLLRYEKKQRALGVPVDDLSVPYDPFRNKYWVYEQF; from the exons ATG CCCCCTAAAAACAAAAGCGCAAGTAAAAAGTCAGCCAAGGTCAAGTCTGCTGCCCTCATAGATGGACTCACCAAGGACGAGCTGTCCAAGGAGCAG ATGATGGAGCACATTGCCATCCTGCGAGAAGAGCTGGATAGAGAACGGGAGGAGAGGAACTACTTCCAGCTGGAGCGGGATAAGATCCACTCCTTTTGGGATGTGACCAAAATGCATTTGGAGGAGGCCGTGGCCCAACTCAGAAATGAAGAGAAGAAGATTGAGGAGGATGCGGGCCGCCATCTGCTGGAAATCAAA CTCCACAAGCAGAAAATGAAGCACCTGGTGTTTGAGCACCGCAACAGCATTTCTGAGTTGCAATCAGACCGTCAAACTTATCTGGAAGCCGTGCAAAAAGAGCAAGCCGAGCTGGAAAAGGAGCTTCACAAAAGAATAGCAGGCGTCACCATAGAAGAACACGGGCTGGATATTGAACAACTTGTTTTTGAGCTAGAACAG CGACACAATGAAGAAGTGACTAAAACAAAAACGAGCTGGGAGAAGGAACTGACAG AAACAGAGGCTCGCTGCAGGGAAAAGCTGGAGCTTCTGCACCAGGAGCTGCTCAACATgagaaaaaaggaaatcatTGAACGAGAGACCCAATGGAATAGTCACACCAGTGTTGTGATCACAGATCACCACAAAATATTTGGGGACGCACTCTCACTCCTCAATCAAACCATGGAACGAGATCTTTTTCACAACGATTCGTTGAAG AAACTAATCCAAGAAACAaagataaaacaaaaagaaaaggaaaagactTTGACTCGTGTACTACCTGAAAACAAACGTCTCAATAAGCTTCTCCTCGAAGTTGAGGAACAAACTGATGTCGTTCAGAGAAAAATGAAGAACCCCATTCGGAAAgag GACTCCATCGAAAAGATGAAAGAAAAGGAACTTGAAGATCAGAAAGAAAAATTAGAGCAACTAAAGCAGAAATTGActgag CTTCAGCAGGAACGAGATGAACTGAGTGCGAGCCTCTCTCGGCACGTTGAGAGTGCTCAGCGGGAAGAAGATGAGAAGAACGCAAAGATGGAGGAGAAAGTCAAGGACTTGTTGGATAATTTGGAGACCACTCAAGCCAACATCTCCACTTTCTTATTAGGCTCCAATTTGGGAAAATGTGAACTCAAGAGCAACATAAGCAGTgttgag GAAATAATAGACTCCAGCAATAAATCCATTAAAGAGTTGCAATACAAAATATCCCAGATATCCAAG GCCCGTCAGGATTTATTGCTGAGGTATGAGAAAAAGCAAAGAGCGCTCGGTGTTCCCGTGGATGACCTTAGTGTGCCATATGACCCATTTAGGAATAAATATTGGGTGTATGAGCAATTTTAA